One Frankia alni ACN14a DNA window includes the following coding sequences:
- a CDS encoding Wzz/FepE/Etk N-terminal domain-containing protein, which translates to MSRNAQAGGETSRAPSAPSLFRIIQPRLLIIAIVVVIFAALAAIYSKAQSATYSSSARVFLSTTSDTLGANSVDATRFVQTQAQFAQSSAAVAVIAKDLKLSESDVSSRLSTSPSDAGYFFVIKGKGPSQEAANSLVKSAETAYSTLLTSYGANSEASVNALIKLRDQLVNEGTTANQGADAAAANDVTVRSNQISQLNQKIADARTAAAVGSSAVKLAEPPVADGQGGPNLLRNVLVAAIVGLLGSIAAIWIMYQRRPTILDPHNPSDTLGVPLIAALEPGRTTASAAETLVSAMSAVMSPTSKVVAFTPASRGDLAADLVSSVAAAWSDDQGVVLILDTSPSSEVRASLEGLPRATSGELPRWAHEPTCLARSSGTGRGHILYNRVSPARAARPGGLAPILADRAPVVDLVILVTSALAELPMTAASAIQADAVVVITSTETHLKELEQVPRDWPALAERVVGVVHDGRTGIRRATGSAVPERRSSVDTITSNSPVGGEGPPSKRGGMDPEVTDRYARPAR; encoded by the coding sequence ATGAGCCGCAACGCACAGGCGGGTGGCGAGACCAGCCGGGCCCCGTCCGCTCCCTCGTTGTTCCGCATCATCCAGCCGCGCCTGCTGATCATCGCGATCGTGGTCGTGATCTTCGCGGCGCTGGCGGCGATCTACTCCAAGGCGCAGTCGGCCACCTACTCGTCCAGCGCGCGGGTGTTCCTCTCCACCACCTCGGACACGCTGGGCGCCAACTCGGTCGACGCCACCCGGTTCGTCCAGACCCAGGCGCAGTTCGCCCAGTCCTCGGCGGCGGTCGCGGTGATCGCGAAGGACCTCAAGCTGTCCGAGTCGGACGTGTCGAGCCGGCTGAGCACCTCCCCGTCGGACGCGGGCTACTTCTTCGTCATCAAGGGCAAGGGGCCGTCGCAGGAGGCGGCGAACTCCCTGGTCAAGTCCGCCGAGACGGCCTACAGCACGCTGCTGACGAGCTACGGCGCCAACAGCGAAGCTTCGGTGAACGCGCTGATCAAGCTTCGTGATCAGCTGGTCAACGAGGGGACCACGGCCAACCAGGGCGCGGATGCCGCAGCAGCAAACGATGTCACCGTGCGTAGTAACCAGATCTCCCAGCTGAACCAGAAGATCGCCGACGCCCGCACCGCCGCGGCGGTGGGCAGCTCCGCGGTGAAGCTGGCCGAGCCGCCGGTCGCCGACGGGCAGGGCGGTCCCAACCTGCTGCGCAACGTCCTCGTCGCGGCGATCGTGGGCCTGCTCGGCTCCATCGCCGCCATCTGGATCATGTACCAGCGGCGGCCGACCATCCTCGACCCGCACAACCCGTCGGACACCCTGGGCGTCCCGCTGATCGCGGCGCTGGAGCCGGGGCGCACGACCGCGAGCGCGGCCGAGACGCTCGTCTCGGCGATGTCGGCGGTGATGTCGCCGACCAGCAAGGTGGTCGCGTTCACCCCGGCGTCGCGCGGAGACCTCGCCGCCGACCTCGTCTCCTCCGTCGCCGCCGCCTGGTCGGACGACCAGGGCGTCGTGCTGATCCTCGACACCTCCCCGTCGTCGGAGGTGCGGGCGTCGCTGGAGGGCCTGCCCCGGGCGACCTCCGGGGAGCTGCCGCGCTGGGCCCACGAGCCCACCTGCCTGGCGCGCTCGTCCGGCACCGGCCGCGGTCACATCCTCTACAACCGGGTCTCGCCGGCCCGGGCCGCGCGCCCCGGCGGCCTCGCGCCGATCCTCGCCGACCGCGCGCCCGTCGTCGACCTGGTCATCCTGGTCACCTCGGCGCTGGCCGAGCTGCCGATGACCGCGGCGTCGGCGATCCAGGCCGACGCGGTCGTCGTCATCACGTCCACCGAGACGCACCTCAAGGAGCTCGAGCAGGTGCCGCGGGACTGGCCGGCGCTGGCCGAGCGCGTCGTGGGCGTCGTCCACGACGGCCGGACCGGCATCCGCCGGGCGACCGGCAGCGCCGTCCCGGAGCGTCGCTCCTCGGTCGACACGATCACGTCGAACTCGCCGGTGGGCGGCGAAGGCCCGCCGAGCAAGCGCGGCGGCATGGACCCCGAGGTCACCGACCGCTACGCCCGCCCCGCCCGGTAA